One genomic segment of Drosophila melanogaster chromosome 3L includes these proteins:
- the Mbs gene encoding myosin binding subunit, isoform E yields the protein MSFRSRSRTQAPLSSRRRSLSSSSRMAPSSGGSGAYNYNGSSYSSSGSTGRPLSTGYFPSSSSASSYQSPYASVYSSRESLYGGGGAGRSSYGSGGGGYDSSRYNPSSYSSAGSSYSTSDRYVSPYSSSYDKGVTTASLTFKSPGLSSSNSFKSSRLLKTKSLSASNSSLNGAYGGPSSNGVTSAGATVAAIAATRSNSLREQERKSRNRTRSKSAAQRSISASSEKSEGYESGSERTSRSRLGSTASTATTSESKSSSSNDKTENGDGIDYKALWEAEKLENDKLRQMLKQKDDEAVQTRATLERFANATTKNSLSELEKRERRAMERKLSELEEELKLLQKLKTENDRLRAENRALTRVVSKLTTSAQSQLAKSK from the exons ATGTCCTTTCGCTCGAGATCAAGAACCCAGGCGCCCCTGTCCAGTCGGCGGCGATCGTTGTCCTCCAGTTCGCGAATGGCTCCATCAAGTGGTGGTTCCGGGGCCTATAACTACAACGGAAGTAGCTATAGCAGCTCCGGCAGCACTGGTCGTCCCCTGAGCACGGGCTACTTTCCCAGCAGCAGTAGCGCCTCCAGTTACCAGAGTCCCTATGCCAGTGTGTACAGCTCGAGGGAGAGCTTGTACGGCGGAGGAGGTGCTGGTCGGAGTTCTTATG GCAGCGGTGGTGGTGGATACGACAGTTCCAGGTACAATCCCAGTTCCTATTCCTCGGCGGGATCTTCGTACTCCACAAGCGATCGATATGTCAGCCCCTATTCGAGTAGTTATGATAAGGGTGTGACCACCGCTTCGCTGACCTTCAAGTCGCCCGGTTTGAGTTCGTCCAATTCGTTCAAGAGTTCTCGTTTACTGAAGACCAAATCACTGTCAGCATCAAATAGCAGCCTGAATGGTGCCTATGGTGGTCCATCCTCGAATGGGGTAACCAGTGCCGGAGCCACTGTGGCCGCCATCGCAGCCACAAGGAGCAACTCTTTGCGGGAACAGGAGCGCAAGTCTCGCAATCGCACGCGGTCGAAGAGTGCGGCACAGAGATCCATTAGTGCTTCCTCAGAGAAGAGTGAAGGATATGAA AGTGGCAGTGAGCGGACATCCCGTTCCCGGCTGGGCAGCACCGCGAGTACGGCCACCACCAGCGAGTCAAAGAGCTCCAGCAGCAATGACAAGACGGAGAATGGCGATGGCATTGACTACAAGGCGCTCTGGGAAGCGGAAAA ATTGGAGAACGATAAGCTGAGGCAGATGCTCAAGCAGAAGGACGATGAAGCCGTCCAGACACGTGCAACACTCGAGAGATTCGCCAATGCC ACAACGAAAAATTCACTATCTGAACTTGAGAAACGCGAAAGAAGAGCTATGGAACGCAAGCTTTCCGAGTTGGAAGAAGAGCTCAAG CTATTGCAGAAGCTAAAGACTGAGAACGATCGTCTGCGAGCCGAGAATCGGGCCCTAACGCGGGTCGTCTCCAAGCTGACCACCTCGGCTCAGAGTCAGCTGGCCAAGAGCAAATAG